The Neurospora crassa OR74A linkage group V, whole genome shotgun sequence sequence TGGTAAGCAGCATCTTGTTCATCCAGACTTCGTCTTGGATAATTACCATGATTTCTTACTGACTTCAACAGGGTACCGACAACGTACCCATCTGCATCGTCGGCAACAAGAGTGATCTCCGTCCTGAACAGCGCCAGGTCACTCCTGAGGACGGCAAGGCTCTCGCCGAGAAATACAAATGCGCCTGGACTGAGGCTAGTGCTCGCTATAACGAGAACGTCGCCAGAGCATTTGAGCTTCTCATCGGCGAGGTTGAGAAGTCAAATAACCCCACGGCGACCAACGAGAACGGAAAGTGCGTGGTCATGTAAGACAGTCAACGCGACTCTGTCTTCGCCGTCAGTAGGGAGAGATGACCATCAATATCTCTCGTGAGCAGTGGCGCGCTCAAAAGTCGGTTCTTCTTGTGAGCGATGGCAAGCTCCATGACAGACACAGATCAGGGATTTCCATGCATACATGAAGACgacacaacaaccacagacCTCCTCACCGTTATATACGGCTGTTATTTGCAGCACATCTTGCTCATGGTTCATGACAGCACATGGTGGTGTGGCAGCCCCCATGCAGCATGGTACGGACAGACGTCACCAAGGCGTTGAACAGCTGTCCTTGGCTTGTATCCTTCACCCACGAAAAGGGTATTGGATTTGGCACATCTCGAAAGGGAGAGCAGATTTCTTTTATCAAACAATGGTTTGAGGTATTCAGCCTTGTCCTACCGCAAACGGAGCTTTCTTGGCCGCCTACTCCATCACCGGACAGCACGCAATTTTCACGACCTTGTTTCTGTTTTTCGCGGGAAGCACTGGCGCGCAGGAGAGAAGTCAAGtgctttttctcttttggcTTTATCAtggtcttttctttttccatttttttttttatttgttCCTTGTTCGTTGAGTTACACTCGGCGTTAGATATAAACGAGACTCAACTCGGCTTGTGGATATAGAGAAGGGATTTTGACACTATACCTTGTTCATGTGTTCACATCATTTGGCGGCAAGACTGCATCGATGTGATTGGGGAATGATTGGCTGGGGCTTAAATGGGGAGAGGCGGCGGGTATCATTTCTCCTTAATAAGGTTTGATGGGATTTGAAGAAAGTTGACCTTGTCTATATGAGATCAAGAAGCCAATGAACGACGGGCATTGTTGCTCATGTTAGAGTAAAGTTTTCGAAGGGCATAGTTGATAGCATAGTTGCGAACTATGCTTGTTCATGGTATAGTACGCATGTTCTCTATACTTCGCTCAACGTATGCAACTGCCCTTGTGGATTGTCATTTGAGAACGGGTGCACATATAACGCGATATGCAAGACCGTTGAACTACTTCACGTACATAGGGACCGAGCCACTAGAGACTGTTATGTGAATCGTTACGCCTACTTCCCAAGACGGGTTCTCGAACATCACTTTCAACATACTTCACACTGCCACATATGCACAAACTCCTCTCATCAACATGGCTACCAACATCTTCACACCTTCATAACATGGCACCAACAACCGCATTGAACTGGTATCAAATCATTCAATCGAGATCGCACGGACAACCTAAACCTCATTCAACCTAATTACCACAAATATCCTCCTATTGGCGAACAGGTAGAGCCTCCGCCTTCTTGGGGGCAGCCTCGCCCTTCTTGCCGCTCTTGCCCTCTTTAACTTCCTTGACCGGCTCGGGGGCAAAAGGAATGAACTCGGGAGCACCAGGGAGGTACTTGCGCAGAGGCTCAGGAACCTTGACACCCTCGGGAGTCTGGAAGTTCTCGAGGATGGCGCAGATGGTGCGGGTTGTGGCGGTAAGGGTGGAGTTGAGGCAGTGGACGTAGGTCTTCTTGATATCGGTCTGCTTCTTGACGCCGAAGCGGATCTCGAGGTCTCGGGATTGGTAGTCGGTGCAGTTGCTGTCGTCACAGGTTAATGATCTTGATCTCTATTTGGATTCTTGTTGTAGGGTGTTGGCTATAggtggaaaaaaaacataaACTTACGAGCAGGAGACAAGCTCCTTGAATTCGCCCTGGTGAGGGAACCAAGCCTCGAGATCAAGCTTCTTGGCGGCAGCGTTGTTGAGAGCGCCGGAGACGATGGCGACAACACGGTAGGGGATGCCGAGGGACTGGTAAAAAGCCTCGGAGTTGGAAATCATGTGCTCGAACATCTCCCAAGACCTGTTGTTGTGATGCTTTTGTAAGTACAACTGTCTTGTCAAACGTAACTGGGGCAAATTGCGGGGAAAATAAAAACCATACTTCTCGGGCTCGGTAATGCAAAACTGCTCGACCTTGGTGAACTCGTGGACACGGAAAATACCCCAGACATCCTTTCCGTGAGCACCGGCCTCCTTACGGAAGCAGGTGGAATAACCAGCGTACTTCAGGGGAAGGTCCTTGGCCTGAAGCCACTCGTCACTGTGGAAGGCGCTGATCGGCTGCTCGGAGGTCTGTCACACACAGAGATCAGCATCTTTGTAGTCATATTAGTCACAAAGGGGACTGAAGCCACTCACAGCAATAAGGTACTTGTCGGCCTGGTCACCGGTAACCTTGTAGAGCTCCTCGTCGAACTGGGAAAGCTGGGCGGTCTTGGCCATCTGGTCCCTGAGCATGAGCTGGGGAGTCTGGAGAGGAGTGTACTCTCTCTCGGACAGGAACTCGAGGCCGTAGTTGATGATAGCCCTACAGCCATGTCAGCATATGTCCGTATGCCAAAAGGTGACCCGAGTTAGAAATGGCTTACTGGTTGAGGAAAACACCCCATTTCTTCAGGAAGTAGCCGCGGTGGCCAACAACCTTGACACCACGCTCGGGGTCATAGCCATCCAACTTCCTGAGAACCTCGTGGTCTAGATATCCGGCCTTGTCAGCCTCGCTTTGTATGTTTGAGTGTTTGCTGGGGCGAACTAACGGGAGAGaacatccttcttctcgaaAGCGACACCCTCGGGAGCCCAGGTGCGCTCAACAGTGTTGTTATCCTATATCCTTGTCAGGCAATCATTCAATTAAAAGAGAGGTCGTGTTGCTGGGTAATATTAACCTCGTTGTTGGAGACGGGGACAGAGTCGTGAACGAGGTTGCCGATGGTCTTGACCTTGACCTACAATGTGTTAGCTGTTGAAACAGGGCTTCAAGACTGGTATTTGGAGCACACACCTTGAgaagcttctccttctcggcgGCGGAGTCAAGGagatccttcttctccttctcgaggtCGGCCTTTTGCTTCAAGAGATCGCTGacatcctccttggcctACGAGCGCAGTAGTGTTAGAGCTAGTCGTGGAACAATCGTCGTGGACGGATATGGGTTAtatgccttcttcttgggggcAATCTGCTTCTGGACTTCGTTTATCTTGGCATTGAGCTGCATGGCAGAGTAGGCGGCTATCAACACACGGAGGAGATCAGATCAGACGGAGTTCCTTTTGGTCGTTTGCAGGGCAGCGAAGGCAGCGAGGGCACAAAACAGGCAGCACATACTCTTGCGGTGATCCTCCCAGAGAGCAATGACCTCGTCGACGACCTCGACGGGAGCAAAGCGCTTACGCTGGCTTTCCCGGATCTTTTCGGGGTTGCCGCCGCGCTCAGCAACTGTTCAATTTCCATAGATTAGCAACTTGGGCAAAGGCGGCGAGCGGCGACATGTGCTTTGGAGACGGGAATGCGCCTTGGGCATGCGAATTGGCGCAGGAAGTGTGGAGAGACATATGCGAGGGTGCCGTACTGAAATCGTTGACGTCGAGCATGTTTGCGGATCCTTGGGGGCTACGAAGCTATTCAAGGCTCGTCCTGGGATTGGCAGTATAGTATAGGGCTGGAGACAGAAGTGACGATGGTGTGGTGTTGCGAACCTTGACGGGAGAGGAAACACCGAATTGGCGGGGCAGAATTATTTCGGCGGGCCCAGCCCACCTGGCGCTGGCAGGCGCAGGGCAGGTCCGGGTCTTGGAGGGGAGAGTGGTGGGGTGTGGAGGTTTGGTATCAGGTACGCCAGGGGTCCAATGTGCACGGCCAGAGCAGTCAAAGAGCATATCCCCGATAGCACGATATTTTCATGTGACTCAACAGCGAGCGACTCGACAACTCAGCGTTCGTCACAAACCTCATCCAAGTCGCACTGAAATCAACAAGACCATGGACCATCTCCAATCTGTCATACCGTGGCAGCGCGAGACGGCTTGGGGCTTTAGTCTTCATGTTGAAGCCGACCTGATGCCCAAGTTCTACCGACATCAAAGATAACACACCAAATTCACCCGTTCAATCATCTTTCATCCAAAGGCACGCATCGCAACGACGCCGCGCTCATCGGTACACGGAGGCCGAAACAGTCCAGGGTTTCGTGGCCCCAACTCGAACTGATACACTTCTAACTTTCACGACTCATTCTCACCTACCATCCCAAGAACATTACGCACAAGGCTGCAACAAGTGAGTATGGTGTTTATCATTATCCATTAACAATACATGTCCCTAAATCTTTCCCTTCATATACTCCGCATTGCTTTCGTCCGGTTTTCCCTTTGCGGTCTCATGTATCTCATCTCTCATCTATGTAATCATTCTCGCATCGCTGTCGCTCACCTGCCTTTTTGTTGTCTGCACGCTTCTATTGAGTATACTCCCTGTGTTCCCCCATTCTAGGATCTCTATCGACCAAACAGTATCAAAGCCAAAGAGCCAGTCCAAAAGGCCTAGCTCATGCAAGTGAACCAGCCAGCGAGTTGTTATTTTCCAAGTCAGAACATCAGGTTCGAAACTGGTCCTCGGGGATCAACCAGAGAACCAGTCCATTCAGAAGAGCGCCCACATTACCGCCAATTCTGCTGCTGGCCCGACGGTCCCTGCGCCGGATATTCGTACCACCCACCAGCATCCTGATGACTATGTTGCATGTCGTCGGGTAGGAAAGCTTGCATGCTCATGTCCATCGCGGCATCATAGTCATAGCCAAGGTTGTTGGGGTCGTTCGGGTCATAAGGGTAGTCATATTCCCAAGCGGCAGCATCCGGATACTGCTGATACTGGAGCTGGGTCATATCCGGAACCCCGGTGGTACTCGAATTGGCAATCGATGCCGATGCCGATGCCATGTCAAAGTTTACATTGGTCACCGGGGGGACCGGAGCGTATGAAGTGGACGGTCCACCGATGGTCGCAGACGTGGGATACCCGGCAAAGTGGTTGGGGTCTTCGGAGAGGAAGGACTGGCTATGTCCGTCAAAGGTCATAAATGCCGGCATGGGCTCTGGTTGATATTGGgctggttgctgctgctggtgttggtattggtgctggtgctggggcGGGGACTGCTGTTGGTTTGGAGCCGTTGGTCTGGACGACCGGCTGGATGTGGCCCCTACGTCTACATCCCTCTGACCTGTCGGTGTTGACACGCGGATGCGAAGGTTGGTGTCAAACGAACTGTGGCAGGTAATGTTCATACGAGCGCAGTTTTGGCAGGGATCGCCTCCTTTGCACCGGACTTTTCTCTTTCGACATGTCAAACAACCTGGCTCAAGCGTTCTCGATGGTTAGAAGACTATGCATGATGGCCCTGGGGTGGGGTTTAGAATTGTTTACACATACCGTGAAATGTACGTTTCAGGGGTTGCTGTGTGGCCTGTGCTGGCTCCTGCTGGCGCTGAGATTCGGACATTTATTTAATGGAGACAGCCCCGTGACGGCTTCTGTACAGCTTCTGCACCAGTTTTTCCCGGCTTGGCGTATGGCTTGGCAGGGTCTTGGCAAGGGTAAGGGTGTTTTGGATGGCTGCTCGGTGGAAGGACCCGAAATCGAATTGCTTAAACAAACACAAACACAAACTGCAGCATTTCGGGACTCGGAAAAGTTGCAAACTTTGCTTTCTCTTTAAGCAAACAGATCCATCATATCCCCAGGAGCATCAAGATAACCCGGTCAAGCCGAATTTGAAATCGATTCGTGATTTGCATCATAGCCCAGCCCTTTTCCAGGCATCAAGATTTGTGGTTATGTTCTTTTGGCGATGGATGCAAGATTCAGAATGACAAGATCACAAAGGTACTTCGTACAGCGTATGCCATGCTTCGGGGCTAAGCGACCATGATGATGGGCGTAGGCGTGGGCGTGAGAACGGCGGAGAGTGCGGACGAAAGCTGGAGAACGGGTTAGTCAGCGACACACAAGCTGGCACGACATGCCGTATAATCTCTCGAAATGGACTTCAGGTAATCACTTTCTACGCAGACATAAGCAGGGTTCAACTATACTGCTTCTTTTCGCTTTCAACCCTACCTACTCATGCCTTCGTAAAAACTGATTACCCGAAAGTCAATTTCGAGAGACTGTACGGTACTTTCGCTTGAGCGCATCCCTTTTCGAATGGCACAATTTACAAAGAACACTAGGATTCACGGTCAGCAACTAGTCAGTGTTGTAGTCTcgcttgatgatggtgatgaatAATTTGTTGTGCAGATGCAGGTTGCAGGTCTGTTGGCTGGTGTCTTGGAAATGCCACTATTCAGATAGGCTATTTTTGATATGTCACTGTTAGTGCTCTTCATCAACGAATCCAAGCCATACCTTACTCGACCGATGAAGATTGCATCACAAACTCACAACATCGCTTGGGCCGTTTGTGCTGGACAGATAGAGTAGACCGCACTTGACTGTGTTCATATCGTCAGTAATTACTGAGGTGGCGGTTATGTGATGTGTGCGGGCTCCAGGTACTCCGCAAGTTCACAGCTACTATAGACTTCGAGCATCATCGAGTTTTCTTCCAGATTCTTCCACACTTCTTTCCTCGACGTGTCGAATAGAGAACCTACAAGTACCTTCGGACTACGTTGCCATTTCAATTTATGCATAGTATAGTCTAGGCTTGGGTGCCAACCTTGGTGAATGTCGTTGAGTTGGACCATTGTCAAAGTTTTGTGTCAACGTAGCAAGGCGGAGCAACTATGAAGAGTAACACGTTACTCTGCCACTTGATGGCAGTATGATGGCCATTTCTGTACAGTAAATGAGCTTGTTATTTACTGCACCATGTAGACCCTATGCGTGACTTGCTCTAGTATCTCCTCTGGTTCATCAACAGAACCAGAGTGAGATCTCTAGCCTACCCAAATCTGCCGCCCTCCTTTCCGCACTCATAGAACAAGGATCCAATTACCCTACGAGGCCATCATCCACTTGCCATGTTCACGATCCATCCAACATGACATTCATGTTCAACCACAGCCTCGAATCTTCCACGGAAAAAAACGGTGTGGTCTAATACCATTAAGAGAGTAAGCAACATGATTCACAGATAGCCACCATCGTCACATAGTTAGGCAGTAAAGTTTCAAGAGACGAGAGACCAGATACTCGGATACCCAAATATGTCAGTGTAAGGGCGCGCATCCAGACCAAGCCGGTTGCAGCCCCCGCGGCCGGGATCGGGAACACGAGGCTGTCATAGGGCTGAGGGACCCGTGGGACCCGTCTCTGCATGACATCTACCCTTTGAACCACTTGGCCGGGGTCAGGAACGACAACTACTTCGACACCATCAGCAACTGCTCCCATAGAAGACAAGGGGGGCGAATCCGACTTAGCGGTCTGCATTCGGCATGACTGAACTTTACCTACATCATGACTCCCTCGTGTTCGGGTATGCCTACTCTATGAGACAGAGAGGACGGACATATCCGGACGGCGGACGTGGCTGACTGTTCTCAAGCATGTGTAGATGCCGCTTATGTCTGAGGTATATGACGATGACACGGAGAAATGGAGATGATTTTTCGTATGGCTGAGGGCGGCTTCTTTTTGTTACCAGCCAGCCAACCCGCGCGGCGTTGAAGGCAAGTGATGAGTGAGTGTTACTCGATCCCCTTCATTGCTCGGTCTTCGGGAAGTTTATCGAGCGCGGGAGCCCTTGCTAGCACCGCACCAGTAAAAATGGAGTAGAATGCAACAGCCcccaaggaaaagaaggttTAAGCCAGGCAGCGACGTTTCAAACTTTGAAAAATCGGGATCGAATATCCTGCGTTGGTGAGCTCAATGTCCGCCAGTTCGCCATGACTGCCAAATTGGAATCCGAAAATGAGCCATGACATCATCTCAGTTGTCGAGACATGCGCGCGCCAAGCACCTAGGTCGTTACTATgtagatacctctaggtagtgaAGTTGTTGGGTGGGCGATTAGTTCAGTAATCATTTAATCGTTCACTTGATCGTGGCCTGAGATGGATTTGGATGGCTGCTTGGGGCTAAAGATGTGAAGCTGAATAATGATTACCCTATTGTCATTTAGCTGACACTTTTCGGGGATGCAAGCCCAGGCGTAGCGAGGGGACACCGTGACGGGCAAACAGTCCCTGAAGTGTGTGTGCTACGAGGTGTCGTGTATAATGGTTGCTACCTGTACTAACATTCGCTTAAGAGGAGCATCGCTAGAGGTAACACTAAAAGGGGCCAACCTCACGTCTGGGTATCAAGTGGAATGTtaccacaacaacacacaTACATGCCTTACCACTGCATACATATGTTCTGCTATAGTTCCCACAGCACTTCGTTACATGCCTACACATAATCAGCTTCAACCTCATTGATTCATGTTCAAATTTCGCTCTTTTGCTCCTTCCTCAACCACTTCCTCGTCAATTCGTCCTGACGGTGTTGAACACGAGGGGAAATGACTAAAGCTAGTGGCGTTCGGATGGCTTTAACCCTCTCTTTGTTGCAACTTCTTGTTTTGACGCACAGTTTCCTTCAATCGCATAGCCCGAGTGCGGTTTCCCTGGACAAAGTTCAGCCCCCAAACTACAATGGGCAATGGCTACCAGCAAACAAACCAATCCAACAAGCTGAGTGGTTCTTCCAGGGGGTTGCTCGCCAGTCGTTGATGCCTTTGCTGCCGTGTTTAGGGCATGTGAGCCATCATGGTGTCGTCCCAGCGACCAAACGAATTTAAGTAACAAACTCCTTCCGTGAGACGGGTCTCGCTATGTGTCATTTGCGCCTGAACTTGTCTTGATGATACCGGTCGGCAAAGGGTTTGGAGAGTCCTCGTACAACTCGTTTTGAGgggaataaaaaaagaataaaaagataaATGCTCAAGACAAGCTGCTCACCGAAAGCGATTAGCTTCCACAGCTGAGCTGAATCATTAGACACGTCTCGCCGGCTCGTTCACCGAAAATCCATCCTCCCGGCTTCATTTCCATTTCTAGCTACGTGTTAGCAACATTCGTTAACTCACCAGCCATCCCGCTTGCCGCTTGCCGCGCTGCCACTTCAAAGTCTCTTTGTTATTCGGAGGGAATCCGAATTGGGTTACAATCTCAGAACAAAGAGACCTACATCTCACTAACAGTTCGTTCTATGCTAATCTGAAACAGTTGAAGATGGGAGCCTCAGAGGAAAACAAAGGCGGCATGGTTTGTCCCTTTTGCAACTGGGAATCGACAACGACGGACGAATACGCCATCATGCTAGTGTGTTTCCCCTTCCGGGCCGCATTGTTTGGGGGTGAGCCCGTTAACTGATTGACTTCAACGCTAGCACTTGGAGACAAACCATGCCGAGGGAGAATCTCCCTTTGTCGTCGCTGATAAGCCTGCAGAGGCCAAGGGCGGTCACATTcctgaaaaagaagaagaccctCATTATATCGAATGTCCGGCAAAAGACTGCGGGGAAGTCCTGCTCGCAGCCGACCTGGGCTATCACCTAGAACTCCATGCCGCAGAGCAAGGTGGCAGCGCTTCTTCCGAAACTGAGACTGGCAGTCCCATCATCACCCCTTccgctccatctccatccccaaAAGTTCAGTCTCCGCCGGCAAGGAGGCCAACAACGTCGACACGcactcctccctcccatTCTTCAAGCTCTTCACCTAGACCTAGtactacttcttcttcttcgaaagCCCACCGCGGCGAGACTGAAGGTCACCGCCGTGGGGAGCGCAAGGACGACCATCACAGCGACAGGAATAGAGACAGTAACAAGAGCAAATCGATATGGCGGGCCTTTTTCGGAATTCATCACCCCCGTCGCTCCTCTGATGCGCCCTCGATGTCTCCAAAGCCTCCAAAGAAGCGCCATAAAGAGAAGGTATCGGAACGACTGGCTGAACGAGCCTCGGAGGGAACTGCCAAAGTTATGCGAGGAACCCGACTTGGTGTACGTCTTCAATTGTTTAGCGGGAACTGTCAGTGGTGAAGCGTTGAACTAAAGCCGTATATACAGAAAGCGCAGCTCGGCAAGTACGCACACGAGGAGCAGATGCCAGATTGGCTTGTCAAGCACCTGGAGAAGGGACTTTATGTGAAAGCTGAAGGTAGTTCACAAACTGGATAATGGAGGGGATTTTTCATGAGCATCGCTAACTAATAATCAAGGCATTATTCCGGTCTTGGCACAGCTGTTCGAGCAATGTTCTTCCACAAGACATGCCTTTTTGTGTCACCCGAGCACAAATCATGTGTCGAAACTTAAGAGAGAAGGTCAGTTTTGCCCCGTTCCGAAATTGAGGAGTTATGTCATCTAACAAACATGTGAAGGCGGTTTCTGTGGTTATCGCAATATCCAAATGTTGTCTTCGTACATCATCGGTACCAAATACCCAGGCTACCAACATTTCTGCGAGGGGATCCCCACGATCTTTAATATCCAAGAAATGATCGAAACTGCATGGGACCACGGGATCAACGCTCAAGGAAGGGTTGAAACAGGCGGCATCCGCGGTACCAGAAAGTACATTGGGACGCCTGAGGCGATGGCCATGTTCCGATTGTTGCAAATTCCGTGCGCAAGCCCTTCATATCCATCTATTCACctcatctctctctctctctccctctatCTTCTGCCTCCAGCACAGGAAACTGACACCCACCCCCTTCTTCTAGTTTCGACGTCCAAGCCTTCAAAAACCCCGAGCCCGGCCACTCCGAAAAAGACCTACTAGACATGGTCGAGCGGTACTTCCAAACGGGCATCTCTGTCCCCGAAGATACAGCTCTTACCACTCAGCAGATTAAGAAGGTCTGGCAGACGGACCTACCGCCAATATACTTCCAGCACGCGGGCCACTCGATGACGATCATCGGGCTGGAGTACGATAAGTCGGATGCGCGGAACCTGATTGTTTTCGACCCCATGTTTCACGATGCGTCGAATATCACTAAACACGTCGGCCGGGATGTGCATGTCCACCATCACCTACACCCCCTTGCGGCGAACATGGCGCTTAATCCTTACCGACGCGGGAGTAAGTATCTGGGAAGGTTTAGGGAGTTTGAAGTCATTAGGTACGTGTGCTTCTCCAAGTCTGATGGGTTTGCATATAGTGGAAGTCCGGAAGCGGCTGGCTGATATGAAAAATAGGTTGAGGCCGCGTCCGGAGATGAATGCATAGAACGCCATGCACGGACAAGACGGCTTCATATGGACACATAGGGACATGTCGTACATGGTGTGTTGCGATCTTCATTCATATCGCTATCCATCCTCAACTTCGATATAGCGAACTGCAATTCTCTTGTTTTCTGGTACTGCATTTCAAGcggcgtttttttttttcttttctttatttttctgTTCCTGTTTCCAGATCGTTTTGGGTATCATGGCCTTGTGGCCACAGCTTTGTCTTTTCATCACAACGGCGCTGCTCTTGTTTCGTCTTTCAGGAATATTGCTGTTTTAATTTGTTCCTCACTTGAGAAAAAATATTCAAGCGGTCATCTCCTTAGCAAACCACTCCTGCAACTTGGCCAGAGCCTTGGCGCGGTGGGAAATCTTGTTCTTTTCCGCCTTATCCATCTCGGCATATCTACAGAGGTTGTAGTTTAAGTATTACATTAGTCAAATAGCTTTCGAGTTGTGTGGATGAACGAAGGTGGGAACAGTTTATGACATGGAAGGTGGAACTTACGTCTGGCCTTCATACTCGAAGATGGCGTCCCAGCCTGTGGGTTTGTCAAGTCAATAAACATGttgctttctttctttcattcCATTTTGACGGACAGGTAGGTTATTGGGTAGGCGCAGGCTGAACATACCGAAGTTAGGAGGACCCCTCGGAGGAACGATTTTGCCGTCGGTGATGCCCTGGAAGAGAATGGGCTCGTGGCCGGGACCAGCAGAGTAGCCAAAGGTGCAGACGGCCTTAGCCGACTTATCCTCGTAAGCGGCTaggaggttgttgaggcCTTCATGGCCGAGGGAGTTCATGAACCATTTGCTGTTGTATGTGAAAGAGAGATGTGAGTAAAAGTGGTTTGGTGGCAGTACAAGGAGAGGAATGGGTGTGCGGGAAAACACACATATAAGGACCAGGAAGACCCTTCAAAGCGTTGAAGCAGAGGCAGGTATCTTCGACGAGAACGGGGCCTTGGACCTATATGGTTTATAACGTATGTGGCATTAGTAAACATCCTTCCCATGTTTGACATCGCCTATTGCAGGCATATGGTAATTCAAGCAATATTATTTTCCCCAGAAGAACAGCCAATGATCAAAGAACCGGAACTCACCAAATCAGCAGCCCTCCGGCACTTATCCAACGTGACTTCCTCCAAGGTGCCCTGGATCTCGAGCAGATCAAGCGCCTGGTTCTCGACCTGGATGGCGGGCTCGAGGATCGCCTTGACTTCACCGAGCTTGTTGGCATTGCCGGTGATGAAGTTGACGATGTGGCGGGCTTGTGAAGGGGCAGACATTTTGACGGTGTTTTCTGACCTGGTGGTAAGGTTAAGTTGTGAAAGTCAGAGAGTGAGACCTAAGGA is a genomic window containing:
- a CDS encoding seryl-tRNA synthetase, whose translation is MLDVNDFIAERGGNPEKIRESQRKRFAPVEVVDEVIALWEDHRKTAYSAMQLNAKINEVQKQIAPKKKAKEDVSDLLKQKADLEKEKKDLLDSAAEKEKLLKVKVKTIGNLVHDSVPVSNNEDNNTVERTWAPEGVAFEKKDVLSHHEVLRKLDGYDPERGVKVVGHRGYFLKKWGVFLNQAIINYGLEFLSEREYTPLQTPQLMLRDQMAKTAQLSQFDEELYKVTGDQADKYLIATSEQPISAFHSDEWLQAKDLPLKYAGYSTCFRKEAGAHGKDVWGIFRVHEFTKVEQFCITEPEKSWEMFEHMISNSEAFYQSLGIPYRVVAIVSGALNNAAAKKLDLEAWFPHQGEFKELVSCSNCTDYQSRDLEIRFGVKKQTDIKKTYVHCLNSTLTATTRTICAILENFQTPEGVKVPEPLRKYLPGAPEFIPFAPEPVKEVKEGKSGKKGEAAPKKAEALPVRQ
- a CDS encoding DUF1671 domain-containing protein, which translates into the protein MGASEENKGGMVCPFCNWESTTTDEYAIMLHLETNHAEGESPFVVADKPAEAKGGHIPEKEEDPHYIECPAKDCGEVLLAADLGYHLELHAAEQGGSASSETETGSPIITPSAPSPSPKVQSPPARRPTTSTRTPPSHSSSSSPRPSTTSSSSKAHRGETEGHRRGERKDDHHSDRNRDSNKSKSIWRAFFGIHHPRRSSDAPSMSPKPPKKRHKEKVSERLAERASEGTAKVMRGTRLGKAQLGKYAHEEQMPDWLVKHLEKGLYVKAEGIIPVLAQLFEQCSSTRHAFLCHPSTNHVSKLKREGGFCGYRNIQMLSSYIIGTKYPGYQHFCEGIPTIFNIQEMIETAWDHGINAQGRVETGGIRGTRKYIGTPEAMAMFRLLQIPFDVQAFKNPEPGHSEKDLLDMVERYFQTGISVPEDTALTTQQIKKVWQTDLPPIYFQHAGHSMTIIGLEYDKSDARNLIVFDPMFHDASNITKHVGRDVHVHHHLHPLAANMALNPYRRGSKYLGRFREFEVIRLRPRPEMNA
- a CDS encoding inosine triphosphate pyrophosphatase, whose product is MSAPSQARHIVNFITGNANKLGEVKAILEPAIQVENQALDLLEIQGTLEEVTLDKCRRAADLVQGPVLVEDTCLCFNALKGLPGPYIKWFMNSLGHEGLNNLLAAYEDKSAKAVCTFGYSAGPGHEPILFQGITDGKIVPPRGPPNFGWDAIFEYEGQTYAEMDKAEKNKISHRAKALAKLQEWFAKEMTA